aaaggctattctaccCACTTCACTGATAAAGAATGTCTTATCTTGAAACCCGGTATCATCATCCATGAAGACTAGATATTGGTGAAATCAAAAAGAGATAGGAATGCTTACATCATCGACATGAATCATAATATCCCAGAACAAGTCACGTGCCTCTTCTCTAAAGTCTCATAACATAATGTGATGCTTTGGCATCGTCGTCTCGGGCATGCAAACgccaagaacttgaatcgtcttgcaaagaaaGAGATCGTGCATGGTCTTCCAGTTAAAGACTTCATTACTTTTGAAAAATGAGTGGCGTGTGCTCAAGGTAAACATCATAGAAAGCCCCAATTGCCAAAGGCAGTTAATTCAATCAGCAAGATTATTCAATTATTGCACATGGATTTGTTTGGTCCTGTCAACGTCCTCAGCATCAACACAAACTCTTACTGCTTGATTGTGATAGATGACTACTCgtgcttcacatgggtcttcttcttatccaacaagagTGGGATTTCAGACTTGATCAAGAAGTTTATGGTGATGATTGAGAATCAGACTAATAGAAGGTGAAAGCGCTCAGAACGGATAATGGCATAGAATTCAAGAACGCTATTCTGCATCATTTTTGCATAGAAAAGGGATAGTGCGTCAATACAGTGCCGTTcggacacctcaacaaaatggtgttgtggaACGGCGGAACCGAACATTGATGGACGCcgcaaggacgatgttgtgtgatTCAAAACTGGCGGTCTTCTTTTGGGTGGAGGCGATCAACACTGCCTGCTACGTTCAGAATcgtgtgttgatcaacaaagcccaGATGAAGACTCGATATGAAATTTTATACAATCACAAGCCATTAGTTGCTCACTTCCGAATTTTTGgatgtccttgcacccttcttcaccttaAATCCAACCCCAAATTCAACTCTAAAGCCGACGAATGTTACTTCGTGGGATATGCAGCGCGTACAACTTATCGTGTCTACAACAAGAAAACAAAGCAGATCGTGGAATCTTTTGATGTTCGCTGGCTAGAGGAGAATGAGACAGAAGCCAGAGACGGACCTGACTGGTTGTTTGACTATGCTTCTATGTTCAGATCATTTAATGTATTTTTAGATGATACATCAGGCTCCTGCTCTGGTTCAAAGGTTATTCTTAAAGGTGAAGAGGAAGATGTTGTGTACAGACCACCTTCGGTGCCTTCTACGACTCCTTCGGTGGATGTAGCTATTCCAAGTACTCCTTCAGATTCTCCGAATCAAAGAATCAATCCTGATGTTGATGCCACTCATCTTACTCCTGCTAAAAGGGACTTCATGACCAGAGATAATTCTGCTGCCACTCAGTCTTTCATGGAGCTTCTCTTTCCCGAGACAATAGCAAATGAGTACGTGGCCAACATCTCTAGCAGTTCTGAATTGTCTGAGGCTGATGTTTCAGCAGATGACAGACTCATCAACATCAACAACCTTCCTATCACGCTCAATGATATCAGTCATGAAACTACTACCTAACTGCAACGCGATCATCCTATAGAAAACGTCATTGGTGAACTAGGCGACGGAGTTCGAACGAGAAGTCGGAGTGGTGATGTAAATACATGTCTATACTCTTGCTTCATCTCTCAGATAGAtccaaagaatgttgaaatggcgcTGAATGAGCCTAGTTGGGTTGATGTAATGCATGAAGAGCTGAATCAGTTTGAGAAATTAGGGGTTTGGAAGCTGGTTGAGCTGCCCAAAGGAAAGATATCATTGGATACCAGTTGGGTATTTCGCAATAAACAAGACGATTATGGGGTCATAGTGCGGAATAAAGGTCGTTTGGTTGTTCGTGGGTTTCGACAAATTGAAGGACTTGACTACATTGAGGTGTATGCCCCTGTAGCGCGCCCTGAAGCTATCCGTATCTTCCTGGCGTATGCTTCATACATTGGGTTCACTGTCTATCAGATGGAAGTTAAGACTGCCTTTCTTTATGGAGCTATGAAAGAGGAGatttatgttgatcaacctccCGATTTTGTCAACTCCAAGTTTTGGAATCACATCTACAAATTGGACAAGGCTCTATATGGAttgcatcaagctcctcgagcttgGTATGCTAACCTAACAGATCATTTGCTCGAGCACGGCTACACCAGAGGCATGATCGATCAGACGCTCTTTATAACGCATGTAGATGTCGATCTCATTCTCGCTCAAATATATGTTAATGACATCATATTTGGGTCAACAAGCCAGAAGTTCTGCAAGGAGTTCAAAATGATTATGAAGAAGAGGTTCGAGATGAGTTCCTTGGGGGAAATGACAATGTTTTTGGGTTTACAAGTTCGTCAAAGCTCTACCAGAATCCTGTTACACCAAGGAAAATACGTTGATGACACGCTTGAGAGGTTCGGGTTTAACGACTCAAAATCTGTCTTGACATCGATGGCCGAACGACCCTTGTTGTCTCCAGATCCtgaaggcgaatccgtagatcagactgaATACAGATCAATGACCGGAtccttgatgtatctaactgcgagCAGGTCAGACATCATGTTCGTAGTTTGTCAATGTGCAtgatatcaggctaatcctaaactctcccATTTAATTTTagtcaaaagaatttttagatATCTCAAAGGTTGCCCAagattgggtctttggtatcctaaAAATTCTGATTTTGATTTATATGTATTCGCTGACagcaattatggaggttgtgaacTTGACAGGAAATGCAATTCCTAGGTGACCGTCTGGTGTCATGGCAATGCAAGTAACAATAGacagtctcaacctcaacagcggAGGCAGAATATGTTGTTGCTTATGCCTGTTGCTCTCAATTCATTTGGATTTAACATCAATTAATAGCCTGTTGCTCCCAATATTTTGCGATAACGATGTTGCAATTCAAATTGATACGAATCATGTCTAGcactccaaaaccaagcacatcgacatcaaagttcattttatcagagattgttatgagcgttcaCTCATTCGGTTGGAACGGATTCACACTGATAACAATGTGGCAGATCTGTTCACAAAActgtttaacaaagctcgattcgatgtgttggttggttttcttaaaatgattcgttttgaagactaatttttgtttttaggTAGTTTAAATTTACgcatttactttcatttctctcctatgcacaaatttaggaggagaaataaaaacaaaacaaaagttagaaaattaaaaatccaaaaacatgagaaaatcaaaacaaaacaaaaatccaaaaatatgttcTAATGGAGTTTGTTTATAGgtgatgtgttgggaagtgatatcaaccaAGTGATAACATGCAACTCTAATTTGTGTAAGGTACCAATGTTGAACTGTTTAGGCTCTGTTTTCAATGCGTCGGTAGGCATGAAAGATTAAATAGACTAGACTGGGCATAGATGGACTATGACATGACTTGACAATCATTAACTTAGATAGttccatttagcctgacaatacgatgctcgggtagattgagtagtgagatatacatgggaatctgcaGGCTACACTAAATAATCTGTATCTAGAAtggtggcttaacttttcctcgatgtacggTTTCATGTCCTTAATTTCCAGTATTGATAGGGAAACTGGGGAATTCCAATAAAGCAGATTTGTAGAatgttattttcttgctttctttatgtcattcatatgttgcctcctctacatgatcgaaagatccgacctggactgcaacatatgcaactctatctctatgcATCTCCTTCTATATGCAATTATTtatgtctgttagtcatatgttgtctcctctgtgtgataagttattatccgacctggaacacggcatatgcaacattctacttCTTAATCCCTCTAGTTGCATCAGTCACATGTTgccccctctgcgtgattggaagagatccgacctggggcACATCATATGCACTTTTAAATCTATCTTCTTTctcaataattgtctgctcatctaaagtaaggagtattttGAAAGTCCTTGATTACCGGGGTATATCTGCAAGCGGGAAACATAGTCTAGTACACCTAAAATTGAACATTTAATaggttgtctatagatctcgctgctaaatttaagtggacaacgATATCTTTGGTCGTCATCAGCTAAATGCACTTTTAGGAATATTATCTAGGATCATGGGGTCAAAAGTCTTGTCACTTGTAGCATGTCCAAAATTGTCACAAtctttcgtgcttaagtggaccacaataccggcgattgaccagatctattcatgaaggtggaGGTACCGAAAAACGGATTAAGGCTGTctaaaaaactttgatcccaaaatcataaaaaaatataagaaatGGTGAAAAAGAAATAAgtgttgttttattttattattgtttttctaaaaattaaaaattaaaaaattaaaaatttacaaaattattttagtttaaatttttagattttattttattttatttttattttcaaaagtcttcaaaatgtttattttttaattaattaaactggaTGTATTGGGTATTGGATTTGAAGCCTTTTGGGTTTGCTATCCACGAGTAATGGGCCGAGAAAAGGGTCCATGTATATAAACAAGGGTTATCGGTCGTTTACCTCTTTAACCTCATtctgtgtttacggtcgtgaaccccAAGACCGTTTTCTCTCCCCCTCAAATCTCAATTCATCAATTTTAGTGTTAATCATCCGAAATTGCTTGTTGATTTGTGTAGGTATGCTTAAGGCGACATCTATCATGCTAAACTTACCAAGAAACAACCGTGTTTAGTAGGATTATAGaagaaatttttatttttggaacCTATTGAGTTGTTCACGGCCCTTTGAACCGTTCACGACCCATGAACAGTTCACGACCGATGAAgcgttcacggccatgaaccccATTTTGGACATGAACTCAATTTTTCAATCtcttaaatataaaaataaagcataattaattgtttaatgagAAAACCTAACCTTAATTGTTTAAATCAATTGTTTTCTCACTTGGCTTGGTTAAGTGCAGATCAAAATGGCTGACTTGAAGATTTCCGACAATCACAATGTTGTTGTTTTTCTGATGGATCCATCAGCTGCTCATAGTGACTTCAAGTCCATGATCCATGGATTGAATAAGTGTTGCCTTGCATTTGCATTCACTTCAAGTCCAATTATCTATCAAGGACTGGTGAAGCAATCCTAGAACACAGCTGCGGTGCACAAAGAAGATGATGATGTGGTCTCTGTAGAAGCACTTGTGAATGGAAAGAAGATCTGTTTGGACGAGCCAACCATCCGCGAAGTGTTACGAATCAATAACCAGCCTGGATTTCCAACCAAGATCACCATGAACCAGATTGAGGAGATCATCCATCAAATGGGCTATAAGGGTGTGTTCCCCCTACAATCAAGAAACTCTTGCCACCCTATTGGAGGTTCTTGGTCCTTGTGTTCGTGAGCTGTGTCTCCGGAAAGAGAGTCGGTGCTGACGAGATCTCATTGCATAATATGGGTGCCATTGCTGCTCTTGCTGCTAGTCTCGACTTTAATTTTTCGAGATACATCTTGAACGAAATGGTTGGTAACGCGAAGGGAAAAAGAAAAGATAGATTTCTCATCTATCCAAGGTTTCTTCAGATGATCTTCAACAGCAAATACTCGAAGCTAGAGAAAAGACGAGAAACAACTGACTTGAAGTACCTTGGTTCCACCACTTTCAGGCTCATGATGCAGAACAGAAAAGGAAAGTTCATGTTTTAAGGGAAATTTCCTTTAGTAAAATTTGGCCTCGTTGAAGTCAATGATGAATCAAAATCCGAAAGCGCCTCAAGGAATGAAGATACTGAGGATGAGGTCATCACTGCTTCTGAACATGAAGAGGATCCTGTTACTCCAGTTGCTATAGTCGCCGAAGAGCATATGTCGGTATCAAATGAAGAAAAAAAGGAAGATgataatgttgatgatgatgatgagagtGAGTTCGAGGTGAAGCTAATGGAGAATgtggaagatgaagatgatatgtATCAGGGTGAAGATCTTTCTGGTTATGATCAGGATGATTTATTCTTCATTAACgatcatgtgacatccccatttttatggccagaaaagaccaattttgtttatgctttataaaaaccagagtacttcttttaataaaaatgttgcggaatttattccaagaaaaaaatgataaatacgttatcaaagcatttccagagaaatgtatttttattcattttaaaaccttaggatgtcatcgtcaatacagaaacataagcataaacagaacatacatttatttacactagtgatgtacatctcttttaaatctcttagtGGAAAGTAGctttgtatcgacacctgtgatacaaataagcttgagtgggtcaggttgggaaacctggtgagtacatagggttttcaacccacaataatataattattatatttaatcatcaaacaattaacccaattacccatactcattatcttctttattcttaaggatctaccctaagaatcagatattgctcattcattcattcctaaggaatcggcacgaactCCATCGTTGCTAAGGTTTACTCAACCGGCACTAAgtcacatagtcaccagggtttaagCAATAAGTCTCATAGTctccagggtttatacaacaggcactaagtcgcatagtctccaaggtttaggcactaagtctcatagtcgccagggtttatacaacaggcactaagtcgcatagtcgcaagggtttaggcactaagtttcatagtcaccagggtttatcttgtttattgacagtatcgtttccaAGACTCCTCTCGCAATATATGTCAATGGGTTTGTAGAGTACAGGTGGtaagcacacagttcaaataaacacctacatgttgtgagcctgttagtgttccactggactgtctagaatagtctgtggttgtcatccatactctgctagatgacggggccaacatttgggtaaaaggcttctctcttggttcacctctcacccttacctcatggtctataacacctctcatctcatcatccaactcatatttcatctacccatgttttacccaacatattttgtagatataaaatacatatacagtttaaatcatttaaaacatgtataaaatcattcatccgacatagatagcaagtatacagagaACATACACatgtagcacgtaatttatataaaatacttcatatctatgtgtaagatgaaagtaactatgcactcacctcataaggtggtgactcggtactcggacagcgcttcgtttacttaaCACAATTTCCTTTgccaaaacctagtatcattaccactagagttttgTCTAATGTTcaacgagactaattaatagtctaactattattactattatataagtgttaacacaatacttttcacccactatgtacagacaaggccagacatggaacaccggagggcaggatcattttagcatatagcccttttgaaatccagcaacccaagcagCCCTCCAAACTAGATTCCCCGTAccacgagtggttaaaaagatattacaacgacacttatataaaccataataatatcccaaatactcattataaggtcctaataactttactatattaaaacataagctatactaaagataggttaggcgtagctcacttacaacgggtttttctcaaaaccgggcttcgctggggCAGTgctcccgagccgaaaagctcttcttctaaGAGTCTTCGGGCGCCCCGGGGCttctgcctcgtgctagggaggttccctaggctttttgcGGGGGTTGGGGCTAGaaagaagttctagagagagagggaagtgagGGGAGGTGTGAGGAAGAGTGGAGGCCTCACCTATTATTTATAGGGGGATGGAGGGTCACTTTCATCGTGAGTTTCATgatgctcatgtcgtgagccaGCTGGAGACACCCAGGCACAGCCTgatgctgacacgtggcatcgcacacagggtggaaatcagccgattttcaaaaattcataactttcgcatatgagctctgttttttatgttctttatatccacacatgggtaaaaataagatctacaactctcttcttgactttgtcggctaattctcgactaatcttaaatttaacagtatgaagGGATTACATTGTTAAATATCCGcataaaattcgtaacttcttcatacggactccgttttcatctgtatttttatcattgagttcctattaatgagatcttcaactctcatttaggttgcgtaggccaaaaaccgctcgatttaaaattcgagtttcgggtcgtgcactactaagccaaatcttagaaaaatcataacttcctcatacgtagtcagatttgggcgttctttttatggacgctcttgatttaacgtatactacaactttggtttagattactaaggccaaaaaagtcctctatcgtaaattcacaatTTTTGTTTCCCGATGCTGTGCCGATTTttccgcgaaacttcgacgggtcataacttcttcattataactcggattttggagTTCTTTATGTGTatagaatccttgtaacatatgctACAACTTTTATTAATACtattccttctaaataatcttccatcaaaaactcatttttgatgctcattgtctctaaattcaCTAGCCCTGATATACGGGCGTTACAGATTAGAATGATGAGATAAGGATAAGTAATGAGGACCTCGAAACCTTCTTGGCAAATGTCAATGAAGTTGCACAACCGGCAATGGAGACAGAGGGAGTTCGTGATGTTCTCAATGTGACGCCTCCTACCTCTGATCAAATGGTCGACCCTTTAACGAATATGGATACAACTTCAAGGATTCCCCACTTTCTAGTTGCTAATCCATCCACTTTTCCATTTGAAAGTGATCCTtcaatgatgtgacaacccaaatttattgccgttacataatcccgttctcactaacggaattcgtcgttaTGTATTAATTTCCGAAATATTTGaagtcgtcaataaataaatatctagttatttatattttcttgacattatcattttagtataagtaaatataacttgtaagtgttaaccccgtttaaccaaacAAAGCTATATTACTtttaaccacttcacccgggtaaaaagttttaaccccgttaaactttagcatcgggtagccgtgtaccgggtgcaatacccgaggcatatataaAGGAAATGGACACCACTTTGAACCCTTTTACcactcattcactctctctcactactttctctctctaaaaccgaacccgactccaaaaccgcgaattccggcttccaaacgtaagagtttattccctagcttgttctaaacatactCCATTGCATTTAGCACACAAAAATCATAGGATTTAGTGGaaaatatggagtttacggcctagaaagcctcttaggccgtaaacacccaaaacttggccaaaaatcccattttcccttcctttaagcttggatactaattaaggaaatagcctagatgagtttggacatgaaaacacaAGTCAAGCTTTTAAGgtctaaaagagggtttacggcccaagcttgtgcttaggccgtaaacacccaatttcaATGTTAAAtggccccaaaaactcatctaaggcatGTTGGAATTTAGATATGATCTTAGGAAATGCTTAAGGCTATTAAGCATCACATTTTTGAGCAtaaaaggggagtttacggccaagactatgcttgggccgtaaacacccatttcTCATGCTaaaatgtcccaaaaactcacctaaggccttctagaatttagttatgatttaagggagtgcttaggaccatttaacaatccattttgagggacaaaatggagtttacggcccaagcacaagctaggaccgtaaactcccccaaatgaCACCAAATTAAGGTTTTAACCCTCCAAATTGGTCCTAGGCATTTACTAGAAAAATAAGGAATCAAATTAAGGCCTTAACATGCATTTTTGGAggaaaacaagagtttacggccaagcctaggggcttacggccgtaaactcccaaggagtggcctttgggccgtaaactccaagggagtaaactcttggactcccccgtaaACCCCTCTTGGCCTCGTActactcccgggaaccccttctaagccctaagaccccgaatcaatgctaggatgcctaaatactttaatgaaaagcataaaatgattaatttcttgtaaaatacatatttcatatgacattagggtcttaaaaggtgcacaagtctttatttggtacaaaacgctcaaccgacactttcacccgatttacccgattcacccgatttacacgatttcaggtgagttcataccccttttaatgaatctttcaaatgttttatatgttttaggggggatacaagtcaattatacatgtttatggaaatttatacaagtcaattattcatgttacggaaattaatcacatgtgattcactatccgtagttcaaatcacatgtgatttaccactatgttttataaaGAGGATcttcgttttcaaaactattttggataaataaacaattttctaaatgttcccttttgacaagatttttattaaataaatttcttataaaatgtaatcgcaccaatatatttatataagtaagacttgaaggacttaggaccgatagctcgccttatttcctgttcttgtttgattgtgggcttagggtagttgttatccgtccgactgtcgttgatttcttagttatatatcatatatattagtgttggatacgagtattttcatttcattcgatgtttaaacca
The genomic region above belongs to Lactuca sativa cultivar Salinas chromosome 4, Lsat_Salinas_v11, whole genome shotgun sequence and contains:
- the LOC111885732 gene encoding nuclear polyadenylated RNA-binding protein 3-like; the protein is MGAIAALAASLDFNFSRYILNEMVGNAKGKRKDRFLIYPRFLQMIFNSKYSKLEKRRETTDLKYLVNDESKSESASRNEDTEDEVITASEHEEDPVTPVAIVAEEHMSVSNEEKKEDDNVDDDDESEFEVKLMENVEDEDDMYQGEDLSGYDQDDLFFINDHNDEIRISNEDLETFLANVNEVAQPAMETEGVRDVLNVTPPTSDQMVDPLTNMDTTSRIPHFLVANPSTFPFESDPSMM